One window from the genome of Enterobacteriaceae bacterium Kacie_13 encodes:
- the cheA gene encoding chemotaxis protein CheA, which translates to MSMDITDFYQTFFDEADELLADMEQHLLLLDPDAPDVEQLNAIFRAAHSIKGGAATFGFTVLQETTHLLENLLDGARRAEMSLSTDIINLFLETKDIMQEQLDAYKSSRDPDADSFEYICAALRQLALDAQQAREPVADLHVVTDEPAQTATAPAAPVAGKGGMRVRLSGLKPQEVPVMLEELGNLGEIVDPVQTEDSVEATLITTVTEDDIIAVLCFVLEPEQISFTQATAPAAAEPVVAPPVAPAAPRPAPVLTAVPDSEPPKPRAPKAPESTSIRVAVEKVDQLINLVGELVITQSMLAQRSDLLDPVAHSDLLNSMGQLERNARDLQESVMSIRMMPMEYVFSRFPRLVRDLASKLNKQIELTLLGSSTELDKSLIERIIDPLTHLVRNSLDHGVETPDVRIANGKPPTGNLTLSAEHQGGNICIEVVDDGAGLNRERIIAKALSQGMNVSESMSDEDVGMLIFAPGFSTAEKVTDVSGRGVGMDVVKRNIQEMGGHVEIHSQQGKGTTIRILLPLTLAILDGMSVKVGKEVFILPLNAVMESLQPLAEDLHPLAGGERVLQVRGEYLPLVELYNVFDVEAAKTEATQGIVVILQSAGRRYALLVDQLIGQHQVVVKNLESNYRKVPGISAATILGDGSVALIVDVSALQALNRDKRATGASAA; encoded by the coding sequence GTGAGCATGGATATAACTGATTTTTATCAGACGTTTTTTGATGAAGCCGACGAGCTGCTGGCGGACATGGAGCAACATCTGTTGTTGCTTGATCCCGATGCGCCCGATGTTGAGCAGCTCAACGCGATTTTCCGCGCGGCGCACTCAATTAAAGGTGGAGCAGCGACCTTTGGTTTTACGGTTCTGCAGGAAACCACCCATTTACTGGAAAACCTGCTCGACGGTGCGCGACGCGCAGAAATGAGCCTGAGCACCGACATTATCAACCTGTTTTTGGAAACGAAAGATATTATGCAGGAGCAACTGGACGCCTATAAATCTTCGCGGGATCCCGATGCAGACAGTTTCGAATACATCTGTGCCGCCCTGAGACAACTGGCGCTCGACGCGCAGCAAGCGCGTGAACCGGTTGCCGATCTTCACGTTGTTACCGATGAACCTGCACAAACGGCAACTGCCCCGGCGGCACCTGTCGCAGGCAAAGGCGGGATGCGCGTGCGCCTGTCCGGCCTTAAGCCGCAGGAAGTCCCGGTGATGCTCGAAGAACTGGGCAATCTGGGTGAAATCGTCGATCCGGTGCAAACCGAAGACAGCGTGGAAGCTACGCTGATTACTACGGTTACCGAGGACGATATTATCGCGGTACTGTGTTTCGTGCTCGAACCGGAACAAATCAGCTTCACGCAGGCGACGGCTCCGGCTGCCGCTGAGCCCGTTGTTGCCCCGCCTGTTGCACCAGCAGCACCGCGTCCGGCACCGGTCTTGACCGCGGTGCCTGACAGCGAACCGCCGAAACCCCGTGCGCCTAAAGCGCCGGAATCAACCAGCATCCGTGTTGCGGTTGAAAAGGTCGATCAGTTGATCAATCTGGTCGGCGAGCTGGTAATCACTCAGTCGATGCTGGCACAGCGCTCCGATCTGCTGGACCCGGTGGCGCACAGCGATCTGCTCAACAGTATGGGGCAGCTGGAGCGTAACGCCCGCGACCTGCAAGAATCGGTGATGTCGATTCGTATGATGCCGATGGAATACGTTTTCAGCCGCTTCCCGCGTCTGGTGCGTGATCTGGCAAGCAAGCTGAATAAGCAAATCGAGCTCACCCTGCTCGGCAGTTCCACCGAACTGGATAAAAGTCTTATCGAACGCATTATCGATCCGCTGACACACCTGGTGCGTAACAGCCTCGACCACGGCGTTGAGACCCCGGACGTGCGTATTGCCAACGGCAAACCGCCGACCGGTAACCTGACGCTGTCAGCGGAACATCAGGGCGGCAATATCTGCATCGAAGTGGTTGATGACGGAGCTGGCCTGAACCGCGAACGTATTATCGCGAAAGCGCTGTCGCAGGGCATGAACGTCAGTGAAAGCATGAGCGACGAAGATGTTGGCATGTTGATTTTTGCACCGGGTTTCTCGACGGCGGAGAAAGTCACCGACGTGTCAGGCCGTGGTGTGGGCATGGACGTGGTGAAGCGAAACATTCAGGAAATGGGCGGTCACGTCGAAATCCATTCTCAGCAGGGCAAAGGCACCACGATCCGCATTCTGTTGCCGCTGACGCTGGCTATCCTCGATGGCATGTCAGTCAAAGTCGGTAAAGAAGTCTTCATTCTGCCACTGAATGCGGTGATGGAATCGTTGCAACCGCTGGCAGAAGATTTACACCCGCTGGCCGGTGGGGAGCGCGTTCTGCAAGTGCGTGGCGAATATCTGCCGCTGGTCGAGCTGTACAACGTGTTTGACGTTGAAGCCGCGAAGACCGAAGCCACGCAGGGCATCGTGGTTATCCTGCAAAGTGCAGGGCGCCGCTACGCTTTACTTGTCGATCAGCTGATTGGTCAGCATCAGGTGGTGGTGAAGAATCTGGAAAGCAACTATCGCAAAGTGCCGGGTATTTCCGCCGCCACCATTTTGGGCGACGGCAGCGTGGCGCTGATTGTGGACGTGTCGGCATTGCAGGCGCTGAACCGCGACAAACGTGCGACGGGCGCATCTGCCGCGTGA
- the cheW gene encoding chemotaxis protein CheW — translation MAGLATVAKIAGETVGQEFLIFTLGDEEYGIDILKVQEIRGYDQVTRIANTPAFIKGVTNLRGVIVPILDLRVKFAQENVIYNENTVVIVLNFENRVVGIVVDGVSDVLSLTQDQIRPAPEFAVTMSTEYLTGLGSLGDRMLILVDIEKLLSSEEMALIDSVSKI, via the coding sequence ATGGCAGGACTTGCAACTGTGGCAAAAATTGCGGGCGAAACGGTAGGACAGGAATTCCTGATCTTTACCCTGGGCGATGAAGAATACGGAATCGATATCCTTAAAGTGCAGGAAATCCGTGGTTACGATCAGGTAACCCGCATTGCGAATACGCCGGCATTCATTAAAGGCGTCACCAACCTGCGCGGCGTGATCGTACCAATTCTCGATTTGCGTGTGAAGTTCGCGCAGGAAAACGTGATTTACAATGAAAACACCGTCGTTATAGTCCTCAACTTCGAAAACCGCGTGGTCGGGATTGTGGTTGACGGCGTTTCAGACGTGTTGTCGTTGACGCAAGATCAGATCCGCCCTGCGCCGGAGTTTGCGGTGACCATGTCGACCGAGTACCTGACCGGGTTGGGTTCACTTGGGGACAGGATGTTGATTTTGGTGGATATTGAGAAGTTACTGAGCAGTGAAGAAATGGCGTTGATTGATTCTGTGAGTAAGATCTAA
- a CDS encoding tyrosine-type recombinase/integrase yields MAARPRKYNISTPNLYCKLDKRNNKTYWQYRHPITGEFIGFGTDSDAAHAAALEMNRITAEQLTSQSFALIDIAKQKAEPNAQNMRLKQWVKEYKAILDRRVQRKELASSTARGRKACAELLSARSQNTLLNEFGAREMAALINEYVDANKTRMAQVMRAAWIDMFKEAQFAGEVPPGFNPALATRKPLDEVSRQRLTLENWWAIYHEAERRSPYICNAMLLAVVTGQRRGDIVKMKFADIWDDMLHVVQGKGKGKIRIAIPLSLRCDAINMSVRDVINKCRDRVLSKHLVHNTTVIGGSALGSPVAEGSLTQRFAEARDCAKIKIEKGKTSPTFHEQRSLSERLYKAQGINTQELLGHSSAKMTELYHDERKEKWIVIAV; encoded by the coding sequence ATGGCAGCAAGACCCCGTAAATACAACATTTCAACACCGAACTTGTATTGCAAACTGGATAAGCGAAACAACAAAACGTACTGGCAATATCGTCACCCAATTACGGGGGAGTTTATTGGCTTTGGTACGGATTCAGATGCCGCGCATGCAGCGGCACTTGAAATGAATCGCATTACTGCTGAGCAATTAACTTCTCAATCTTTTGCCCTGATAGATATTGCGAAACAAAAAGCCGAACCCAATGCTCAGAACATGCGCTTAAAGCAATGGGTGAAAGAATACAAAGCCATCCTTGACCGACGTGTGCAGCGAAAAGAGCTGGCATCATCTACTGCCAGAGGGCGCAAAGCATGTGCTGAACTTCTCTCAGCCCGTTCTCAAAACACATTGCTCAATGAGTTCGGCGCACGTGAGATGGCTGCATTGATAAACGAATATGTCGATGCAAATAAAACAAGAATGGCGCAGGTCATGCGAGCCGCTTGGATTGATATGTTTAAGGAAGCACAGTTTGCCGGAGAGGTTCCTCCTGGATTCAATCCGGCACTGGCCACCCGTAAACCGCTGGATGAAGTCTCCAGACAGCGACTCACGCTCGAGAACTGGTGGGCGATCTATCACGAAGCAGAACGTAGGTCACCGTACATCTGCAATGCAATGCTGCTCGCTGTTGTTACCGGCCAGCGGCGTGGCGACATAGTAAAAATGAAATTCGCTGATATCTGGGATGACATGCTTCATGTGGTCCAGGGAAAAGGTAAAGGAAAAATCCGGATAGCGATCCCCCTCTCGTTGCGATGTGACGCCATCAACATGAGTGTTCGTGATGTGATTAACAAATGTCGCGACCGCGTGTTGAGTAAACATCTTGTCCATAACACAACAGTCATCGGCGGTTCTGCGCTGGGTTCACCTGTGGCTGAAGGATCATTAACACAGCGATTTGCCGAAGCCCGGGATTGCGCGAAAATTAAAATTGAAAAGGGTAAAACATCGCCGACATTTCACGAACAACGCTCTCTTTCTGAACGCTTGTATAAAGCTCAGGGGATCAACACTCAGGAATTGCTTGGACATAGTTCAGCGAAAATGACTGAGCTCTATCATGACGAGCGCAAAGAAAAGTGGATCGTCATCGCCGTTTAA
- a CDS encoding morphogenetic protein, translating into MKERPILFNAEMVNAILSGRKTQTRRVIKLPLRDVNMGCELAGNELAGEVAAGDYRNCPLGQPGDQLWVREAFSTGLCTKTTMAYKATHKAEDLEEGWLEKIKWRPSIHMPRWASRINLLITGVRVERLNDISQEDAKSEGCCYGRGGGVPDLAVSPADHFPTLWESIYGIKSWAANPWVWVIEFERVAPAGEQS; encoded by the coding sequence ATGAAAGAGCGCCCTATTTTATTCAACGCTGAGATGGTTAATGCCATTCTCAGCGGTCGCAAGACGCAGACACGCCGGGTTATCAAACTCCCGCTTCGTGATGTGAACATGGGTTGTGAGCTGGCTGGTAATGAATTAGCCGGAGAGGTTGCAGCCGGTGATTACAGAAACTGCCCACTTGGTCAGCCAGGCGATCAGCTCTGGGTGCGTGAGGCATTCTCTACAGGGTTATGCACAAAAACCACTATGGCGTACAAAGCAACACATAAGGCTGAGGATTTGGAGGAAGGTTGGCTGGAAAAAATAAAATGGCGCCCATCCATTCACATGCCGCGCTGGGCATCACGCATCAACCTGCTGATCACCGGCGTTCGCGTTGAGCGCCTGAATGATATCAGTCAGGAAGACGCTAAATCCGAAGGTTGCTGTTATGGCCGTGGTGGTGGCGTTCCGGATCTGGCTGTATCCCCAGCTGACCATTTCCCTACTTTGTGGGAATCCATCTACGGCATTAAAAGCTGGGCCGCTAATCCGTGGGTCTGGGTGATCGAATTCGAACGTGTAGCGCCAGCAGGGGAACAGTCATGA
- a CDS encoding DUF2303 family protein: MSQVLDASAIKEVRDMSFSTLLEERLSSADCPAVALPESVRIHSLESLQDGRFRFRGKMGTASIQDFCRYCKQYAGAGVRSFINADNMAAVTVFNLGTLDMPGHADNTAVLNLKRTAPFQALLNINGAKNSQKDLAEWLEDWSEFLIAFTADGEVLDIKKAIGGVRKITIEASSSADHEDSDFGAKRSVMESVEAKSKEAMPAAFEFKCVPYEGLGDRRFRLRYSVLTGGNVPVLVLRIVQLETEEEHMATEFRELLETNFTDVEVETFIGEFKA; the protein is encoded by the coding sequence ATGTCTCAAGTTTTAGACGCATCAGCAATCAAAGAAGTCCGCGACATGTCTTTTTCGACGCTGCTGGAAGAGCGTCTTTCCTCCGCTGATTGCCCCGCTGTAGCTCTGCCAGAGTCAGTGCGCATTCATTCTCTCGAAAGCCTGCAGGATGGCCGCTTTCGCTTCCGCGGGAAAATGGGAACCGCCAGCATTCAAGACTTCTGCCGCTACTGTAAGCAGTATGCAGGTGCAGGCGTGCGCAGTTTCATCAACGCCGACAACATGGCAGCGGTGACAGTATTCAACCTCGGCACACTGGATATGCCAGGGCACGCCGATAACACCGCTGTACTGAATCTGAAACGCACTGCCCCATTCCAAGCTTTGCTGAATATCAACGGTGCCAAAAACTCACAGAAAGATCTGGCCGAGTGGCTGGAAGACTGGTCTGAATTCCTGATTGCTTTCACCGCTGACGGCGAAGTGCTGGACATCAAGAAAGCGATCGGCGGCGTTCGTAAGATCACCATCGAAGCATCCAGCTCGGCGGATCATGAAGACAGTGATTTCGGTGCCAAACGTTCAGTAATGGAAAGCGTGGAAGCGAAAAGCAAAGAAGCCATGCCAGCGGCTTTTGAATTTAAGTGCGTGCCGTATGAAGGTCTGGGTGATCGCCGCTTCCGCCTTCGCTACAGCGTCTTGACCGGCGGCAATGTTCCGGTGCTGGTTCTGCGCATTGTCCAGCTGGAAACCGAAGAAGAGCATATGGCGACCGAGTTCCGCGAGTTGCTCGAAACCAACTTCACCGACGTAGAAGTTGAAACCTTCATCGGTGAATTCAAAGCCTGA
- a CDS encoding helix-turn-helix domain-containing protein — protein MKKLSERLNHAMTELGISSQTELARRSGVQQSIISKILSGKNETSKFSGRLAAALGISADWLINGVGSMQGSDRAELKKIDVSMQVDVWDENGQTGDAVLWMEQLPKHFRAYIMKKNSGVAEAPAGAIVVVDPTAKPGNGELIVTKIHNEISTYRFLEGGNGLGFLEVDDTRIPLSEITDPSCILGVAEQIFVRKLRK, from the coding sequence ATGAAAAAACTATCTGAACGACTTAACCACGCGATGACTGAGCTGGGCATTAGCTCTCAAACCGAGCTGGCTCGGCGTTCTGGTGTCCAACAATCGATTATTTCTAAAATACTTTCTGGGAAAAATGAGACATCGAAGTTCTCTGGGAGACTGGCTGCGGCATTGGGGATTAGTGCTGATTGGCTGATAAACGGTGTTGGCTCAATGCAAGGCTCGGATCGAGCGGAGCTGAAGAAAATCGACGTTTCTATGCAGGTAGATGTATGGGACGAGAATGGGCAAACCGGTGATGCAGTGCTATGGATGGAGCAACTTCCTAAACATTTCCGAGCCTACATCATGAAAAAGAATTCAGGGGTTGCTGAAGCGCCAGCTGGGGCGATTGTTGTTGTTGATCCAACAGCAAAGCCTGGTAACGGGGAACTAATTGTTACTAAAATTCATAATGAGATTTCAACCTATCGATTTCTTGAAGGCGGCAACGGCCTTGGTTTTTTAGAGGTTGACGACACTCGAATTCCATTATCAGAGATCACTGACCCGTCCTGCATTCTCGGCGTTGCAGAACAAATATTTGTCCGCAAATTGCGCAAATAA
- a CDS encoding toxin-antitoxin system antitoxin, producing MNDVIQKAINIAGSQSELARRVGVDQSAVSKWLFGGGIRAHYIPAIVKATMGEISVDEIFASLGSSVVAENITSTQPQA from the coding sequence ATGAACGACGTTATTCAGAAGGCAATCAACATTGCCGGTTCGCAATCAGAGTTGGCTCGTCGAGTGGGCGTTGACCAGTCTGCTGTAAGCAAGTGGCTTTTCGGCGGTGGCATTCGGGCTCATTACATACCAGCGATTGTAAAAGCAACTATGGGTGAGATTTCAGTAGATGAAATCTTTGCCTCTTTGGGTAGTTCTGTCGTTGCTGAAAATATTACCTCAACCCAGCCCCAAGCATAA
- a CDS encoding DUF4222 domain-containing protein, whose translation MSEEIQKLDRRYKDWRGVVVHVVGFDRAGDRVIFMRAGYPHECAQPTEQFRRKFTRVL comes from the coding sequence ATGTCTGAAGAAATCCAAAAGCTGGACCGGCGTTACAAGGATTGGCGGGGCGTTGTGGTACACGTCGTGGGCTTCGACCGAGCGGGAGATCGCGTCATCTTCATGCGCGCCGGTTATCCGCATGAATGCGCGCAGCCAACTGAACAATTCCGGCGAAAATTCACGAGGGTCTTATGA
- a CDS encoding GntR family transcriptional regulator — MSVKLSAYVWDGLAQAGVKGTQLLVMLRLADFSSDEGTCYPGIETISRQIGAGRSTVITAITQLQKDGWLSREERRKGNRNKTNLYYLNVKKLREAAAGFYSDSPVSEHSDSERSNSEYSDSERPENVNKSGFDRPESGGDPLVNSKQDPSDIKTLCQPAAQTDAEVEITDQAKQALKHLNQITGSRYQPANSSLENMRARLREGHTLEELQLVIEYKQVHWGDSPKMAEYLRPATLFQPAKFEGYLLSATKWAKSGRPVCVNGKWAVDGEVAVDTAERDASYRRFISGVAATKAPSELEKLVCTEASKASVRSMRSDFAITTWAKIWKECAQRQQGVKAA, encoded by the coding sequence ATGAGCGTTAAGTTATCCGCATACGTCTGGGACGGGCTGGCTCAGGCTGGCGTGAAAGGTACCCAATTGCTGGTAATGCTGCGTCTGGCTGATTTCTCCAGCGATGAAGGCACGTGCTATCCGGGCATTGAGACGATATCCCGCCAGATCGGTGCTGGCCGCAGTACGGTCATTACGGCTATCACTCAGTTGCAGAAAGATGGCTGGTTGTCCCGCGAAGAACGCCGCAAGGGTAATCGGAACAAGACCAACCTGTATTACCTGAACGTGAAGAAGCTCCGCGAAGCCGCTGCGGGTTTCTATTCTGATAGTCCAGTTTCTGAACATTCAGATTCTGAACGTTCCAATTCTGAATATTCAGATTCTGAACGTCCAGAAAACGTGAATAAAAGCGGTTTTGACCGTCCAGAATCTGGAGGGGATCCGTTAGTAAATTCAAAACAAGATCCATCAGATATAAAAACCCTTTGTCAGCCTGCTGCGCAGACCGACGCCGAGGTTGAAATTACTGATCAGGCTAAACAGGCACTGAAACACCTGAACCAAATCACCGGCTCACGTTACCAGCCCGCCAACAGCTCGCTGGAAAACATGCGTGCCCGTCTGCGAGAAGGTCACACTCTGGAAGAACTGCAGCTGGTTATCGAATACAAGCAGGTTCACTGGGGCGACTCTCCGAAGATGGCCGAGTATTTGCGCCCGGCAACCTTGTTCCAGCCAGCCAAATTCGAAGGCTACCTGCTCAGCGCGACCAAATGGGCGAAGAGTGGCCGCCCGGTCTGTGTGAATGGAAAGTGGGCCGTTGACGGTGAAGTTGCAGTTGATACCGCCGAACGCGACGCGTCATACCGCCGGTTCATCAGCGGTGTAGCAGCAACCAAGGCCCCGAGCGAGTTGGAAAAACTGGTGTGCACAGAGGCTAGCAAAGCCAGCGTCCGCAGCATGCGCAGTGACTTCGCCATCACTACGTGGGCCAAGATTTGGAAAGAGTGCGCCCAGCGCCAGCAGGGAGTGAAAGCAGCATGA
- a CDS encoding phage N-6-adenine-methyltransferase yields the protein MTSEFASTTPTEHKDRGQTPVEVFTALDLEFGFYLDAAADHQNALCARYLTEADDALAAEWESYGAIWCNPPYSAITPWVEKAAEQCRAQHQPVVMLLPADTSTGWFSLALATADEIRFITDGRLSFINAGTGKPGKNGNSKGSLLVIWRPFIKPRGQFTTVSREALITAGADYLQEVAA from the coding sequence ATGACATCTGAATTCGCAAGCACTACACCAACCGAGCACAAAGACCGCGGGCAGACGCCGGTTGAAGTCTTCACTGCGCTTGATCTGGAGTTTGGTTTCTATCTGGACGCCGCCGCCGACCACCAGAACGCGCTCTGCGCCCGGTACCTGACTGAAGCTGATGATGCGCTGGCCGCTGAGTGGGAAAGTTACGGCGCCATCTGGTGTAACCCTCCATACAGCGCGATCACCCCGTGGGTTGAGAAGGCAGCCGAGCAGTGCCGTGCCCAGCACCAGCCGGTAGTGATGCTTCTGCCAGCCGATACTTCAACCGGTTGGTTCTCGCTGGCGCTGGCCACCGCCGACGAAATCCGCTTTATCACCGATGGCCGCCTGTCCTTTATCAACGCAGGGACCGGTAAACCGGGCAAGAACGGTAACAGCAAGGGCAGTCTGTTGGTTATCTGGCGGCCATTCATCAAACCGCGCGGGCAGTTCACCACAGTTTCGCGTGAAGCGTTGATCACTGCTGGCGCTGATTATCTGCAGGAGGTGGCAGCGTGA
- a CDS encoding RusA family crossover junction endodeoxyribonuclease produces MQLILPFPPSVNGYWRATSKGMLISARGRVYRSNAIAAVYEQLKRKPQPLTAELDVHVVLFPPTRARRDLDNFQKALFDSLTHAGVWTDDSQVKRMTVEWVPVTKGGKAEITISDFEEVS; encoded by the coding sequence ATGCAACTGATCCTGCCATTCCCGCCGAGTGTTAACGGTTACTGGCGCGCCACCAGCAAAGGCATGCTGATCAGCGCCCGCGGGCGGGTATACCGGTCAAACGCGATTGCCGCCGTGTATGAGCAGTTGAAGCGTAAGCCGCAGCCGCTAACTGCTGAACTCGATGTGCATGTCGTCCTGTTCCCGCCAACTCGAGCGCGCCGGGATCTGGATAACTTCCAGAAGGCGCTGTTTGACAGCCTGACGCATGCGGGAGTGTGGACAGACGATAGCCAGGTAAAAAGAATGACGGTCGAATGGGTACCGGTGACCAAAGGCGGTAAGGCCGAAATAACTATCAGTGATTTTGAGGAGGTTTCATGA
- a CDS encoding phage regulatory protein/antirepressor Ant, with product MSALTNVKNDPGFTAMSSLEIAGLCDKRHDHVMADIRSMLEQLNIQSPEFSGDYRDDRGRTYPLYHLPRDLCLTLVSGYSVILRKRVIDRWLELEEGKAPQIPQSLPEALRLAADLAEQKQVLESQLAQAAPKVEFVDRYVAARGSMGFRQVCKLLQAKETDFRLFLLDKKIMYLLGGTLAPFAQHLDSGRFEVKTGTSLTSNHNFSQARFTPKGVKWVGGMWADHLRQENAA from the coding sequence ATGAGCGCATTAACCAACGTTAAAAATGATCCGGGCTTCACTGCAATGAGCAGTCTCGAAATCGCTGGTCTGTGTGATAAACGGCACGATCACGTTATGGCTGACATTCGTTCAATGCTGGAACAGCTCAATATTCAATCTCCCGAGTTTTCGGGAGATTACCGGGATGACCGTGGACGGACTTATCCCCTTTATCACCTGCCCCGCGACTTGTGCTTAACGCTGGTATCTGGATACAGCGTGATATTACGGAAAAGAGTTATCGATCGTTGGCTCGAATTGGAGGAAGGGAAAGCACCACAAATACCACAATCACTTCCGGAGGCTCTGAGGCTGGCTGCTGACCTTGCTGAACAAAAGCAGGTTTTGGAATCGCAGCTGGCGCAGGCCGCACCGAAGGTTGAATTTGTGGATCGGTATGTTGCTGCACGAGGTTCAATGGGCTTTCGTCAGGTCTGCAAATTACTTCAGGCAAAAGAAACGGATTTCCGGCTGTTTTTGCTGGACAAGAAAATCATGTATCTGTTGGGTGGCACGCTGGCACCATTTGCCCAGCATCTCGATTCCGGCCGGTTTGAGGTTAAGACAGGCACCAGCCTGACCAGCAATCACAATTTCAGCCAGGCGCGTTTTACTCCTAAGGGCGTTAAATGGGTTGGTGGAATGTGGGCTGACCATCTGCGACAGGAGAACGCGGCGTGA
- a CDS encoding DUF968 domain-containing protein, with translation MRALLKPYPHWELGIVLLRPPGDMLQHFSGKRMLITDEPAELRGAPDGLVPVEAQPLSRDPRLAAFLSSERVIGLAGGWDALKLWVKRHRGCQCTDFGGQYHHHELVQVRRARGMVSLCWSHDNEYRDKESAKLDAAALANVTEFVTEAIRARSRLPDGHRLTLPELCWWATSKGLALQLPEEIICEALGVKYRAPGTQMKESDTNPYEKEPREALVSNIKPVLALAIDPETPESFLLRPKRRRYENTKYTQWVKRQPCCACGNGSDDPHHITGNGFGGMATKAHDLFVIPLCRRCHDSLHANTPDWENEHGTQEHLLLTTLDRALAMGVIATGKAK, from the coding sequence GTGAGAGCATTACTGAAACCATACCCCCATTGGGAACTGGGGATCGTGCTGTTGCGGCCGCCGGGCGACATGCTGCAGCACTTTAGCGGTAAACGTATGCTGATCACCGACGAGCCAGCAGAACTGCGCGGCGCGCCCGACGGTCTGGTACCGGTAGAGGCTCAGCCGTTATCGCGTGATCCGCGTCTGGCGGCCTTTCTTTCGTCAGAGCGCGTGATTGGTCTGGCCGGTGGCTGGGATGCGCTGAAGCTTTGGGTTAAGCGTCACCGCGGCTGTCAGTGCACCGACTTCGGCGGCCAATATCATCATCATGAGCTGGTGCAGGTGCGCCGGGCGCGCGGCATGGTGTCCCTGTGCTGGTCTCACGACAATGAATACCGCGACAAAGAATCCGCCAAACTTGACGCCGCTGCGCTGGCGAACGTAACTGAATTCGTGACTGAAGCTATTCGTGCCCGATCACGCCTACCTGACGGCCACCGCTTGACTTTGCCGGAATTGTGCTGGTGGGCAACGAGTAAGGGGTTGGCGCTGCAGTTGCCGGAGGAAATTATTTGCGAGGCTCTGGGCGTGAAATACCGTGCGCCGGGTACCCAGATGAAAGAATCCGACACCAACCCTTATGAGAAAGAACCGCGTGAGGCGCTGGTGAGCAACATCAAACCTGTGCTGGCGCTGGCAATCGATCCGGAGACGCCGGAGTCATTCTTGCTACGCCCGAAGCGCCGCCGATACGAGAACACGAAATACACCCAGTGGGTAAAGCGGCAGCCATGCTGTGCCTGTGGTAACGGGTCTGATGATCCGCACCACATCACCGGCAACGGATTTGGTGGAATGGCGACAAAAGCGCATGACCTGTTCGTGATCCCGCTGTGCAGACGGTGTCACGACTCACTTCATGCGAATACCCCGGATTGGGAAAACGAACACGGTACACAGGAACACCTGTTACTGACGACATTAGACCGCGCGCTGGCGATGGGTGTTATCGCTACCGGCAAAGCAAAATAA
- a CDS encoding antitermination protein Q has translation MRDIQLVLARYGVWAKDNSGVDWSPIAAGFKGLLPAESSKIESCCDNDGLIVDAAVGRLAAARKPEEVTLIMLHYRMGLSKRKIAKMYKVSEGLIRQQLQVAEGFVDGCLAMTGAVLEMDAYTQKIRVAKVA, from the coding sequence ATGCGTGATATTCAACTGGTACTGGCTCGTTACGGCGTTTGGGCGAAAGATAATTCAGGCGTTGACTGGTCACCGATTGCGGCAGGATTTAAAGGCCTGCTGCCCGCCGAATCCAGCAAGATCGAATCCTGCTGTGATAATGATGGTCTGATTGTGGATGCCGCCGTGGGCCGCCTGGCTGCCGCCCGTAAACCGGAAGAGGTAACGCTCATTATGCTGCATTACCGCATGGGTCTGTCCAAACGGAAAATAGCGAAGATGTACAAAGTGAGTGAAGGCCTGATCCGCCAACAGCTGCAGGTAGCGGAAGGCTTCGTTGATGGGTGTCTCGCAATGACCGGCGCGGTGCTGGAGATGGACGCTTACACTCAGAAAATCAGGGTGGCGAAAGTCGCTTAA